CACGCCGCCCTGGTAGACGCCGAGCTGCAGCGCGGCACCCGCGCAGAGGTTCGCGACGTCGCCGACGTGGTTGTACAGGCGTTCGAGCTCCAGCAGGACGCTGCGGATGATCCGGGCGCGGAGCCCGGGATGGCGTTCGGTGAGGTTTTCGATCGCCTGCGAGTACGCGACCGCATTCGAGAGCGAGCAGGCGCCGCAGACCCGCTCCGCAAGGAAGAGCACGCGCTCGACACCGGCGCCTTCTGCCGCCTTCTCGATGCCGCGGTGCGTGTAGAAGAGGCGCGCCTCGAGCTGGAACACAAGCTCTCCCACGCCGCCGAAACGGAAGTGGCCCGGCTCGATGATGCCCGCGTGGATCGGACCGACCGGCACCTCCATCACACCGTCGCCGCGCACGCCCGTCAGCGGCTCGTGGGGGTGCGGATCTCGGCCGACACCGCGGCGTCCGTCGAAATCCTTCCGTAGCGGATGCAGTCCGTGCGGCCAATCGTCGTGCAGGACGAGCCGCCGCGGATCGGGATGCCCGCGCGGCTCCACGCCGAGGAGGTCCTTCACCTCGCGCTCGTACCAGTGCGCCGCGGGGACGACGCGCGTCACGGCCGGGAACTCAGGACGCGCTGGATCGACCTGTGCCTCGATGGACACCAGATCCCCTGAGGGGAGCGCGAAGACGTAGTACAGGCCGTAACCGCGGCCGCGCTCGCGCTCGTCCGTGCCGGTCATGACGACGAGCCGCGCGTGACGGTCGCGAACGAGCGCCGCGCACGTCTCCGGCAGCGCATCCGCCGCGACGTTCTGCGTCTCGATCACGGCGCCACCCGCAGCACACCCGCGACCGCCGTGAACGCGTCGCGGAGCGGAGGCGGAAGCCAGATGCCGAGGACCAAGAGGGCGATCAGCGGCGCGCCGACGAACGCCGCGGCGAACGGGAACGCGGCTACGTGAAGGCGCCTCGGCGCCGCGCGCAGAACGACGTTCAGGACGTGGAACAGCATTCCGCCGAACACGAGAACGCTTCCCGCGATCAATAGGACCGCAGCCGCGAGCGCGGCGGGTCGGCCGGCGAAGCCCGCCTGCGCGATGCCGAACTCGCTCGCGAATGGCGCGAACGGCGGAGCGCCAGTGATCGCGAGCGTGCCGATGACGAGCCCGAGCGCGGGAAGCGGCGCGACCTCGAACGCGCCGCGCATCCGAGTGAGGCGCAGGGTCCCATAGCGCTGGCCGAGCGCGCCCGCGGCGACGAACAAGGTGGTCTTCGCGAGCGAGTGGTTGAACATGTGGAAGGCCGCCGCGAACAGACCGAGCGGTCCGCCGATCCCGACGGCGAGCGCGACGATGCCCATGTGCTCGACCGATGAATACGCCAGCAGGCGCTTGAGGTCGTGCTGGACGAGCACGAACGGAACGGCCACCACGATCGAGATCGCCCCAAGGCCGAGAAGAAGGTCGGAGGAGAAGCCCGCGCCAATGGTTCCCGCTGTCAGGAGATGGAAACGCAGAACCCCATAGATCGCGCAGTTGAGAAGCGCGCCCGACAGCAGGACGCTCACCGGCGTCGGAGCCTCACCATGCGCGTCGGGTAGCCACGTGTGCATCGGTGCCAGGCCGGCCTTCGTTCCGAAACCGACGAGCACGAGAGCGAATGCCACGCGCATCAGCGCGGGGTCGAGTGCGGCCGCGTTCGCGCGCAGCTCGTCCCAGTCCAGCGCGGCCGCTGCCTCGCCGAGCGCGTGGCTCGCCGCGTAGTA
This sequence is a window from Candidatus Limnocylindria bacterium. Protein-coding genes within it:
- a CDS encoding NADH-quinone oxidoreductase subunit C yields the protein MIETQNVAADALPETCAALVRDRHARLVVMTGTDERERGRGYGLYYVFALPSGDLVSIEAQVDPARPEFPAVTRVVPAAHWYEREVKDLLGVEPRGHPDPRRLVLHDDWPHGLHPLRKDFDGRRGVGRDPHPHEPLTGVRGDGVMEVPVGPIHAGIIEPGHFRFGGVGELVFQLEARLFYTHRGIEKAAEGAGVERVLFLAERVCGACSLSNAVAYSQAIENLTERHPGLRARIIRSVLLELERLYNHVGDVANLCAGAALQLGVYQGGVLKERLQELNAAVAGHRYLFSVACPGGVRRDLDAAAQERIRRESVAIESEFRGYVDALLETESFMERLVGTGVLDHDLADELGAVGVAARSSGVARDVRASQPYAALRPGMVSPVVRTEGDVRARMLVRVEETFASFGLIRELLHELAEVPPADLVTPIGPLPSDRWAMGMVESPRGENVHWVMTGASGEIARYRVRSASYNWALVPFAVAGNLLPDFPLINKSFELCYACLDR
- a CDS encoding proton-conducting transporter membrane subunit, whose product is MSLAPLLVAVPLVAALVCAIRGTRAAAVSALAAVTTLVVGLVVAFSSFAGPAEHALAGLIYVDALSGLIVLIIALVAAIASLYAVAYVRNAVAAQEIAPTEVRWFYVWIQLSIAAMFAVPLMNNLGLMWVAIETTTLTTALLVAFFRRGHSLEAAWKYLMLGAVGLGFALFGLILTYYAASHALGEAAAALDWDELRANAAALDPALMRVAFALVLVGFGTKAGLAPMHTWLPDAHGEAPTPVSVLLSGALLNCAIYGVLRFHLLTAGTIGAGFSSDLLLGLGAISIVVAVPFVLVQHDLKRLLAYSSVEHMGIVALAVGIGGPLGLFAAAFHMFNHSLAKTTLFVAAGALGQRYGTLRLTRMRGAFEVAPLPALGLVIGTLAITGAPPFAPFASEFGIAQAGFAGRPAALAAAVLLIAGSVLVFGGMLFHVLNVVLRAAPRRLHVAAFPFAAAFVGAPLIALLVLGIWLPPPLRDAFTAVAGVLRVAP